Proteins encoded in a region of the Micropterus dolomieu isolate WLL.071019.BEF.003 ecotype Adirondacks linkage group LG09, ASM2129224v1, whole genome shotgun sequence genome:
- the LOC123976191 gene encoding E3 ubiquitin-protein ligase RNF19A-like: MSSLHQQHHGSSGSERDLQSAASSVSLPSIRKTPKKRRLSLHSFFGRRRRPDRDPKRKSRPLQAGAGVDATESVQPETLHDKTSSHSALAAASTSSVSGSLSELLECPLCLLRHTRERFPDIMTCHHRSCAECLRQYLRIEISESRVNICCPECSERFNPHDIQMILGDRALMEKYEEFMLRRWLVSEPDCRWCPAPDCGYAVIAFGCASCPKITCGREGCGTEFCYHCKQLWHPNQTCDTARQQRAQTFRLRNFRSSSLSYSQESGAAGDDIKPCPRCAAYIIKMNDGSCNHMTCAVCGCEFCWLCMKEISDLHYLSPSGCTFWGKKPWSRKKKILWQLGTLVGAPVGIALIAGIAIPAMIIGIPVYVGRKIHNRYEGKDISKHKRNLVIAGGVTLSVIVSPVVAAVTVGIGVPIMLAYVYGVVPISLCRGGGCGVSAGNGKGVRIEFDDENDNIGSGAAATDTTSVAETRLNNPSLGDGASVGGLTGLSLSVSGSHMERCGMSSAQRDNMSDNASTTALAGTSITGSLSGSCYNRMEVQADVQKERCSLSGESATVSLGTISDNASTKAMAGSILNAYMPLERDNSLEVQADMESKPEKMRHYSASSSLDEASCSSSTAGLKGASGGPCSCPSTCCCAQHDDHCCPPSPWSKEPSTSGGKKSKGKLWKRASSSSSSKGETQINETRGDMDAQLLEQRSTNSSEFESPSLSGSLPSVADSHYSHFSSELSCSDPETSRPVYPSCTTPMESHRPAAIFNDVTITPMPEVENDRLEHHPPQSSHAAFTHRLLSSSPPASPKERRSSGTFLYINEESGGDVADTPEEKDEKIKETSKNTAAQPVSPTRIRCIQTDI, from the exons ATGAGCAGCCTGCACCAGCAGCATCATGGCAGCTCAGGCTCAGAGCGAGACCTTCAATCTGCTGCCTCCTCTGTTAGCCTCCCTTCAATTAGAAAGACCCCCAAGAAGCGCCGTCTGTCCCTTCACTCGTTCTTTGGTCGGCGACGCCGGCCTGACCGCGACCCAAAGCGCAAGTCCAGGCCTCTGCAAGCTGGAGCTGGAGTGGACGCCACCGAAAGTGTCCAGCCAGAGACTTTGCATGATAAAACTTCTTCCCACTCCGCACTGGCTGCAGCATCGACTTCCTCAGTGTCGGGTTCTTTATCAGAGCTGCTGGAATGTCCTCTGTGCCTACTGCGACATACACGCGAGCGCTTCCCAGACATCATGACCTGTCACCACCGCTCGTGTGCAGAGTGCCTGCGGCAGTATCTGCGCATCGAGATCTCAGAGTCTCGTGTCAACATCTGCTGTCCTGAGTGCTCAGAGCGCTTCAATCCCCACGACATCCAGATGATCCTGGGGGACCGAGCCCTCATGGAGAAGTATGAGGAGTTCATGCTGAGGAGATGGCTGGTGTCTGAACCTGACTGCCGCTGGTGCCCCGCCCCTGACTGTGG ttATGCAGTCATTGCATTTGGCTGTGCCAGCTGCCCAAAGATCACCTGTGGGCGTGAGGGTTGTGGGACCGAGTTCTGCTACCACTGCAAACAGCTGTGGCATCCCAACCAGACATGTGACACGGCACGGCAACAAAGGGCCCAAACTTTCCGGCTGAGGAATTTCAGGTCCTCCTCCCTCAGCTACAGTCAAGAGAGCGGAGCTGCAG GTGATGACATCAAGCCGTGCCCTCGTTGTGCTGCCTATATCATCAAGATGAATGATGGGAGCTGTAATCACATGACTTGTGCTGTCTGCGGCTGCGAGTTTTGCTGGCTCTGCATGAAGGAGATCTCTGACCTGCACTATTTAAG TCCGTCAGGCTGCACCTTCTGGGGGAAGAAGCCCTGGAGCAGAAAGAAGAAGATTCTGTGGCAGCTCGGCACATTGGTGGGCGCGCCCGTGGGCATTGCTCTCATAGCTGGCATCGCTATCCCTGCAATGATCATTGGCATCCCGGTCTATGTTGGCAGAAAG ATCCATAATCGCTATGAAGGCAAGGACATCTCTAAACACAAGAGGAACTTGGTAATAGCTGGTGGTGTGACGCTGTCTGTGATTGTGTCGCCTGTGGTCGCAGCTGTCACTGTTG GCATCGGTGTCCCCATCATGCTGGCTTACGTCTACGGAGTTGTCCCCATCTCACTGTGCCGGGGTGGAGGCTGTGGAGTGTCTGCTGGCAATGGCAAAGGGGTGCGCATCGAGTTTGATGACGAAAATGACAACATAGGTAGTGGGGCAGCAGCCACAG ACACAACCTCGGTGGCAGAGACTCGGCTCAACAATCCCAGCCTCGGAGATGGAGCGAGTGTCGGTGGCCTGACGGGCCTGAGCCTCAGTGTCAGCGGGAGCCACATGGAGCGCTGCGGCATGAGCTCCGCCCAGCGGGACAACATGAGCGACAACGCCAGCACCACAGCCCTTGCTGGTACCAGCATCACCGGCAGCCTCTCTGGAAGCTGCTACAACAG GATGGAAGTGCAGGCTGATGTCCAAAAGGAGCGATGCAGTCTGAGCGGAGAATCAGCCACCGTCAGTCTCGGGACTATTAGTGACAATGCGAGCACAAAAGCTATGGCAGGATCCATCCTTAATGCCTACATGCCTTTGGAAAG AGACAATAGTCTGGAAGTTCAGGCGGACATGGAGTCCAAACCGGAGAAGATGAGGCACTACAGTGCCAGCAGCAGCCTGGATGAAGCCAGCTGTAGCAGTAGCACTGCCGGCCTTAAAGGTGCTAGCGGTGGTCCATGCTCATGCCCCTCCACTTGCTGCTGTGCTCAGCACGATGACCACTGCTGCCCCCCGTCCCCCTGGTCAAAAGAACCCTCCACTTCAGGGGGAAAGAAGAGCAAAGGTAAGCTTTGGAAAAGagcgagcagcagcagcagcagcaaaggaGAAACCCAGATTAACGAGACACGGGGAGATATGGATGCCCAGCTCCTGGAGCAGCGCAGCACTAACTCCTCTGAGTTTGAGTCGCCATCTCTGAGCGGCAGCCTGCCCTCAGTGGCCGACTCACACTATAGCCACTTCTCCTCAGAGCTCAGCTGCTCCGACCCTGAAACGTCACGACCAGTGTATCCATCCTGCACCACACCCATGGAATCTCATCGTCCAGCCGCCATCTTCAATGACGTCACCATCACACCCATGCCCGAGGTGGAGAACGACCGCCTGGAGCATCATCCACCTCAGAGTAGCCACGCAGCCTTCACCCACCGCCTGCTATCGTCATCACCACCTGCTTCGCCAAAAGAACGTAGAAGTAGTGGGACATTTCTATACATCAACGAGGAGAGTGGAGGCGATGTCGCAGACACGCCGGAGGAGAAAGATGAGAAAATTAAAGAGACCAGCAAAAACACTGCCGCACAGCCTGTAAGCCCAACGAGGATTCGCTGTATACAAACCGATATCTAA
- the spag1a gene encoding sperm-associated antigen 1A isoform X1 produces the protein MGRVLQKSQARLRLSCSSARGERQGGRKSLNAHCRGSAAMGNVQEKPPGSGGGGGGRSDQATAGSGTRSREKPPTHGAPQREVANGTQRDNNTTGGQEERGSPAVDTSYLDAPAGALPPHLARLKNEGNNLFKHGQFGDAIEKYTQAIDGCAEAGIDSAEDLCILYSNRAACNLKVGNSTDCIQDCTKALELQPYSLKPLLRRAMAYESLERYRKAYVDYKTVLQIDTGVQAAHDRVHRITKMLIEQDGPGWRENLPEIPNVPQSIQQQNREKPVSVEVAQARAARAAQEEVRRKEARFTLLKREGNDLVKKGLFQEALEKYSECLTLKPDECALYTNRAICLLKLNHFEEAKQDCDSALQMEPGNKKAFYRRALAYKGLQDYLSASSDLQEVLQLDPNVREAEQELEVVTGLLRQSLMDSNVHTPRV, from the exons GGGGCGTGTCCTACAGAAATCCCAAGCCAGGCTCAGACTTAGCTGCAGCTCTGCGAGAGGggagaggcagggagggaggaagagttTGAACGCACACTGCAGAGGGAGTGCAGCTATGGGGAATGTGCAAGAGAAACCCCCGGGCagcggaggaggagggggtggtAGATCGGATCAGGCCACAGCAGGGAGCGGGACGAGAAGCCGTGAAAAGCCACCGACTCACGGAGCTCCACAGAGGGAGGTGGCCAATGGCACTCAGAGAGACAACAACACTACTGGTGGACAAGAGGAGCGCGGCAGCCCTGCAGTGGACACAAGTTACCTGGACGCCCCTGCTGGGGCCCTTCCTCCTCACCTGGCCCGGCTCAAGAATGAAGGGAACAACCTCTTCAAACATGGCCAGTTTGGTGACGCCATAGAGAAGTACACACAGGCCATTGATGGATGTGCTGAAGCAG GCATCGATAGCGCAGAAGACCTGTGTATTCTCTACTCCAACAGAGCGGCCTGTAACCTGAAGGTTGGAAACAGCACGGACTGCATTCAGGACTGCACCAA GGCTTTGGAGCTGCAGCCCTACTCCTTGAAACCCCTGTTGCGCAGAGCTATGGCCTATGAGTCACTGGAGCGCTACAGGAAGGCCTACGTGGATTATAAGACCGTCCTGCAGATAGACACCGGGGTGCAGGCAGCTCACGATAGGGTCCACAG GATCACCAAGATGCTTATTGAGCAGGACGGACCTGGCTGGAGGGAGAACCTCCCAGAGATTCCGAACGTCCCTCAGTCTATCCAGCAGCAAAACCGAGAGAAACCAGTCAGCGTCGAAGTGGCTCAAGCCCGAGCTGCCAGGGCTGCACAGGAAGAAG TGAGAAGAAAAGAGGCCCGCTTTACTTTACTGAAACGAGAAGGCAACGATCTGGTCAAGAAAGGCCTCTTCCAGGAGGCTCTGGAGAAGTACAGTGAATGTCTGACCCTCAAACCTGACGAATGTGCTCTCTACACGAACAG AGCCATTTGCCTCCTGAAACTGAATCACTTTGAAGAGGCCAAACAGGACTGTGACTCTGCACTGCAGATGGAGCCGGGAAACAAGAAAGCCTTCTACAGACGAGCTCTGGCTTACAAGGGTTTACAG GACTACCTGTCGGCCAGCAGTGACCTCCAGGAAGTCCTCCAGCTGGACCCGAATGTACGCGAGGCCGAGCAAGAGCTTGAGGTGGTGACAGGCTTGCTGAGACAGAGCCTGATGGACAGCAATGTACACACTCCAAGG gtttga
- the spag1a gene encoding sperm-associated antigen 1A isoform X2, protein MGNVQEKPPGSGGGGGGRSDQATAGSGTRSREKPPTHGAPQREVANGTQRDNNTTGGQEERGSPAVDTSYLDAPAGALPPHLARLKNEGNNLFKHGQFGDAIEKYTQAIDGCAEAGIDSAEDLCILYSNRAACNLKVGNSTDCIQDCTKALELQPYSLKPLLRRAMAYESLERYRKAYVDYKTVLQIDTGVQAAHDRVHRITKMLIEQDGPGWRENLPEIPNVPQSIQQQNREKPVSVEVAQARAARAAQEEVRRKEARFTLLKREGNDLVKKGLFQEALEKYSECLTLKPDECALYTNRAICLLKLNHFEEAKQDCDSALQMEPGNKKAFYRRALAYKGLQDYLSASSDLQEVLQLDPNVREAEQELEVVTGLLRQSLMDSNVHTPRV, encoded by the exons ATGGGGAATGTGCAAGAGAAACCCCCGGGCagcggaggaggagggggtggtAGATCGGATCAGGCCACAGCAGGGAGCGGGACGAGAAGCCGTGAAAAGCCACCGACTCACGGAGCTCCACAGAGGGAGGTGGCCAATGGCACTCAGAGAGACAACAACACTACTGGTGGACAAGAGGAGCGCGGCAGCCCTGCAGTGGACACAAGTTACCTGGACGCCCCTGCTGGGGCCCTTCCTCCTCACCTGGCCCGGCTCAAGAATGAAGGGAACAACCTCTTCAAACATGGCCAGTTTGGTGACGCCATAGAGAAGTACACACAGGCCATTGATGGATGTGCTGAAGCAG GCATCGATAGCGCAGAAGACCTGTGTATTCTCTACTCCAACAGAGCGGCCTGTAACCTGAAGGTTGGAAACAGCACGGACTGCATTCAGGACTGCACCAA GGCTTTGGAGCTGCAGCCCTACTCCTTGAAACCCCTGTTGCGCAGAGCTATGGCCTATGAGTCACTGGAGCGCTACAGGAAGGCCTACGTGGATTATAAGACCGTCCTGCAGATAGACACCGGGGTGCAGGCAGCTCACGATAGGGTCCACAG GATCACCAAGATGCTTATTGAGCAGGACGGACCTGGCTGGAGGGAGAACCTCCCAGAGATTCCGAACGTCCCTCAGTCTATCCAGCAGCAAAACCGAGAGAAACCAGTCAGCGTCGAAGTGGCTCAAGCCCGAGCTGCCAGGGCTGCACAGGAAGAAG TGAGAAGAAAAGAGGCCCGCTTTACTTTACTGAAACGAGAAGGCAACGATCTGGTCAAGAAAGGCCTCTTCCAGGAGGCTCTGGAGAAGTACAGTGAATGTCTGACCCTCAAACCTGACGAATGTGCTCTCTACACGAACAG AGCCATTTGCCTCCTGAAACTGAATCACTTTGAAGAGGCCAAACAGGACTGTGACTCTGCACTGCAGATGGAGCCGGGAAACAAGAAAGCCTTCTACAGACGAGCTCTGGCTTACAAGGGTTTACAG GACTACCTGTCGGCCAGCAGTGACCTCCAGGAAGTCCTCCAGCTGGACCCGAATGTACGCGAGGCCGAGCAAGAGCTTGAGGTGGTGACAGGCTTGCTGAGACAGAGCCTGATGGACAGCAATGTACACACTCCAAGG gtttga